One window of the Drosophila miranda strain MSH22 chromosome Y unlocalized genomic scaffold, D.miranda_PacBio2.1 Contig_Y4_pilon, whole genome shotgun sequence genome contains the following:
- the LOC117194900 gene encoding uncharacterized protein LOC117194900, whose protein sequence is MQEIDAGKMAHNGKALTGRYNATPTYGFDNEQNYCLLPSPMPPPPFALARVSSTRNFELENHTPPACPGSGPIAMTAMKGNNFVRYAKMWYKGVSFTSEACALIYLVDTAVTRTTTDTFTDLTKDYTLAVFYDDSRHGPSYMAEAHDVIANSAYTCTEDGTEIYDINGFRITQAADGLVKVTRVDNKCLIRTSPGNGSATLTTPGIHCTASLGKTSHLFVRRNEKRMHFDGSCFIVRNAGHSAGFNENNLLIVY, encoded by the exons ATGCAGGAAATAGACGCTGGCAAAATGGCGCACAACGGCAAGGCACTCACAGGGCGCTacaatgccacgcccacctatgGCTTCGACAACGAGCAGAACTACTGCCTG TTGCCGTCTCCAATGCCCCCTCCACCATTCGCCTTGGCACGCGTGAGCAGCACACGCAACTTCGAGCTCGAGAACCACACACCGCCGGCATGTCCCGGCTCTGGACCCATTGCCATGACGGCAATgaagggcaataactttgT TCGCTATGCCAAGATGTGGTACAAGGGTGTGAGCTTCACCAGCGAGGCGTGCGCTCTCATCTACCTGGTGGACACAGCCGTGACGCGCACCACAACCGACACTTTCACCGATCTGACCAAGGACTACACCCTGGCAGTGTTCTATGA CGACTCGCGGCATGGTCCCTCTTATATGGCTGAAGCCCATGACGTGATTGCCAATTCAGCTTACACCTGTACCGAGGATGGCACTGAGATCTATGACATAAACGGATTTCGCATCACCCAGGCAGCCGATGGCCTGGTGAAGGTCACTCGTGTGGACAACAAGTGCTTGATTCGCACCAGTCCCGGCAATGGATCGGCCACTTTGACCACACCTGGCATCCATTGCACTGCCTCTCTGGGCAAGACCTCGCATCTGTTTGTTCG tcgcaatgagaagcgcatgcacttcgatggatcctgtttcattgtacgcaacgccggacactccgccggcttcaatgagaacaacctgctcattgtctactga